A genomic window from Leptolyngbya sp. BL0902 includes:
- a CDS encoding AAA family ATPase yields the protein MIPKQITLKNFLSYREASLDFSGLHVVCIAGQNGAGKSSLLEAIGWALWGQSRVASDDDVIHQGAMEARVAFVFQQGDHQYRVMRSRHRQQGATLEFQVQTDQGYRSLTQRSIRATQQLIGHHLKLDYDTFINSAYLRQGGADDLMMKRPSERKAVLARLLKLDRYDVLAERAREQARQAKAEVDLRRQALAGFTATLADYETTLASQTQLEADLQALDRDLADTQAHIQHHQTQAQAHQDRQQQQQIYRQQRDHLLALQQQTQSALAQAEADAHRCQSTIAEAAVILAGVEALAALEAEEHALGQRLQEAQTWQQQLEQVTADYQAQAQALQTRQQKIQSQLEAVLAQRQELADTLNQTENVKAACDQLAVAKARLKHLDALQLQVGPLRQRQQQLQAQLQRQETRLQTRLEEAQSALDQGHQAQAQQPPLEVSAQAVEQTLSYLEQRQVYQDQVRDKGLERRSFVAMLQAKQRDCETQMAEIAQKLSMLGQPDALCPLCDRPLDGPHRSLVTDRQRHQQQDLQDQIWVIREQLAASEREIQVLRQEYRAVEAELALYGPVFHRQGQIDAQRASQISTQQRLRELETECVQLRQSLQERTFAPDLQAELGQIEHTLHQLAYDDRDHALARGQVNRLRWADLKQHDLTQAQQRQRRLREQQRQLEQALVDIDSQQAELDQGAMAEEIQVLQARLQPLKADLARYHGVRQALGEAQGWHRRQQDLAQARQQWPLIEQRCAELRRQQHDQQQTLAQITAQIEQGQPPTPAHDSTDLDRLTQRLATLQQKRDYLLAQVGALAQVQHHQAALQAQIDQQQQDLALAQQRQQVYQELALAFGRKGIQAAIIENLLPQLEAEANHLLGRLSHHQLHLRFVTQRASKGRHGKRIETLDILIADAQGTRPYETYSGGEAFRINFALRLALARILAQRSGLALQLLIIDEGFGSQDPQGCDQLIAAINVIAADFACILAVTHIPHLREAFPTRLDITKTVQGSQIALSV from the coding sequence ATGATCCCCAAGCAAATTACGCTGAAAAACTTTCTTAGCTACCGTGAGGCTAGCCTAGACTTTAGTGGGCTGCATGTGGTTTGCATTGCAGGACAAAATGGTGCCGGGAAGTCGTCGCTTTTAGAGGCCATTGGCTGGGCATTATGGGGCCAAAGCCGGGTAGCCAGCGATGATGACGTCATTCACCAAGGGGCGATGGAGGCTAGGGTAGCCTTTGTGTTTCAGCAGGGGGATCACCAGTATCGGGTGATGCGGAGCCGCCACCGCCAGCAGGGGGCCACCCTAGAATTTCAGGTACAGACGGATCAGGGCTATCGATCCTTAACCCAACGCAGCATTCGCGCCACCCAGCAGCTTATTGGCCATCACCTAAAGCTGGACTATGACACCTTTATCAACAGTGCTTACCTGCGCCAGGGCGGGGCTGACGACCTGATGATGAAGCGCCCCAGCGAACGGAAGGCGGTGCTGGCACGGTTGCTCAAGCTTGACCGCTATGATGTGCTGGCGGAACGGGCGCGGGAACAGGCCCGTCAAGCCAAGGCCGAGGTGGATCTCCGTCGTCAGGCCCTGGCGGGGTTCACGGCGACCCTGGCCGATTATGAAACCACCCTGGCCTCCCAGACCCAGCTTGAGGCCGATTTGCAGGCCCTGGATCGCGATCTGGCGGATACCCAGGCCCACATCCAGCACCATCAAACCCAGGCCCAGGCCCACCAGGATCGGCAGCAACAGCAGCAGATCTACAGACAGCAGCGCGATCATCTCCTGGCCCTTCAGCAACAAACCCAATCGGCTTTGGCCCAAGCGGAGGCAGACGCCCACCGCTGCCAGAGCACCATCGCCGAGGCAGCGGTGATCCTAGCAGGGGTTGAGGCCTTGGCGGCCCTAGAGGCCGAGGAACACGCCCTAGGCCAGCGGCTCCAGGAGGCCCAAACCTGGCAGCAACAGCTGGAGCAGGTGACGGCGGACTATCAGGCCCAAGCCCAGGCTCTCCAAACTCGGCAGCAAAAGATCCAAAGCCAGTTAGAGGCGGTACTGGCCCAGCGGCAAGAACTCGCAGACACCCTCAACCAAACCGAGAACGTGAAGGCAGCCTGTGATCAGTTGGCGGTGGCCAAAGCGCGGCTTAAACATCTGGATGCCTTACAGCTTCAGGTGGGGCCGCTACGCCAGCGGCAGCAGCAGCTTCAAGCCCAGCTTCAGCGCCAAGAAACCCGGCTACAAACCCGCCTAGAAGAAGCCCAATCGGCCCTCGACCAGGGGCATCAGGCCCAGGCCCAACAGCCACCCCTGGAGGTCTCAGCCCAGGCGGTGGAGCAAACCCTCAGCTACCTAGAGCAGCGCCAGGTCTATCAAGATCAGGTGCGCGATAAGGGGCTAGAGCGACGGAGTTTTGTGGCCATGCTCCAGGCTAAGCAGCGAGACTGCGAAACCCAGATGGCCGAGATTGCCCAAAAGCTGTCGATGCTGGGCCAGCCCGATGCCCTGTGTCCGCTGTGTGATCGCCCCCTGGACGGCCCCCATCGATCCCTCGTCACCGACCGCCAGCGCCATCAGCAGCAAGACTTGCAGGATCAAATTTGGGTCATTCGCGAACAGTTGGCGGCCTCCGAGCGAGAAATTCAGGTATTACGGCAGGAATATCGGGCGGTAGAGGCTGAACTGGCGCTTTATGGCCCAGTGTTCCATCGTCAGGGCCAAATTGATGCCCAGCGAGCTTCACAGATTTCCACCCAGCAGCGTCTCCGGGAGCTGGAAACGGAGTGTGTCCAGCTTCGGCAATCCCTTCAGGAGCGCACCTTCGCGCCCGATCTCCAGGCCGAACTAGGCCAGATCGAACATACCCTTCATCAGCTTGCCTACGACGACCGCGACCATGCCCTGGCACGAGGGCAAGTTAATCGCCTGCGGTGGGCCGATCTCAAGCAGCATGATCTCACCCAGGCCCAGCAGCGCCAGCGACGGCTGCGGGAACAACAGCGCCAACTAGAGCAGGCACTCGTAGACATTGATAGCCAGCAGGCGGAACTAGACCAGGGGGCCATGGCGGAGGAAATCCAGGTGCTCCAGGCAAGGCTGCAACCCCTCAAGGCGGATCTAGCCCGCTACCATGGGGTGCGGCAGGCGCTTGGGGAGGCCCAGGGGTGGCACCGTCGGCAGCAAGACTTGGCACAGGCTCGGCAGCAATGGCCCCTCATAGAGCAGCGCTGTGCAGAGTTGCGCCGTCAGCAGCACGATCAGCAGCAGACTCTCGCCCAGATTACCGCCCAAATCGAGCAGGGCCAGCCCCCTACGCCTGCCCATGATTCGACCGATCTAGATCGGCTCACCCAGCGGTTGGCCACCCTACAGCAAAAACGGGATTACCTGCTGGCCCAGGTGGGAGCCCTCGCCCAGGTACAGCACCACCAGGCTGCCCTGCAAGCTCAGATCGATCAGCAGCAGCAGGACTTAGCCCTGGCCCAGCAGCGTCAGCAAGTTTACCAGGAATTGGCCCTAGCCTTTGGGCGCAAAGGCATTCAGGCCGCCATCATCGAAAATCTGCTGCCCCAACTGGAGGCGGAGGCCAATCACCTGCTGGGGCGGCTGAGTCATCACCAGCTCCATCTGCGCTTTGTAACCCAGCGAGCCAGTAAGGGGCGTCATGGGAAGCGGATCGAGACCCTCGATATCCTGATTGCCGATGCCCAAGGCACCCGCCCCTACGAAACCTACTCCGGCGGCGAAGCCTTTCGGATTAACTTTGCCCTGCGGCTGGCCCTCGCCCGCATTTTGGCCCAGCGGTCGGGGTTGGCCCTACAACTGCTCATTATTGACGAGGGCTTTGGCAGCCAAGATCCCCAGGGCTGCGATCAGCTCATTGCGGCTATCAATGTCATCGCCGCTGACTTTGCCTGTATCCTCGCCGTCACCCACATCCCCCACCTGCGCGAAGCCTTCCCCACCCGCCTGGACATCACTAAAACCGTCCAGGGTTCGCAAATTGCCCTGTCCGTTTAG
- a CDS encoding LL-diaminopimelate aminotransferase, giving the protein MATINDNYLKLKAGYLFPEIARRVNAFVEANPDAPIIKLGIGDVTEPLPEACRNAMIQAVQDMGDRGSFKGYGPEQGYGWLREKIAQHDFQARGCDIDASEIFISDGSKCDCGNILDIFGDNNSIAVTDPVYPVYVDTNVMAGHTGEVNDKGEYEGLVYLPISAENNFTASIPSEKVDLIYLCFPNNPTGAVATKEHLQAWVNYARAHGSIILFDAAYEAFITDPTIPHSIYEIEGARECAIEFRSFSKNAGFTGTRCALTVVPKALKGKAADGSEVELHGLWNRRQSTKFNGVSYLVQRGAEAVYSPEGQAQTKALIDFYMENARIIREQLTAAGISVYGGINAPYVWVKTPNSLSSWDFFDKLLHTCHVVGTPGSGFGAAGEGYFRISAFNSRENVVEAMRRVTEKFRA; this is encoded by the coding sequence ATGGCTACCATTAACGATAACTACCTCAAGCTCAAAGCGGGCTACCTGTTTCCAGAAATTGCCCGTCGGGTCAATGCCTTCGTGGAGGCTAACCCCGATGCGCCGATCATCAAATTAGGCATTGGCGATGTCACCGAACCCCTACCGGAAGCCTGCCGCAACGCTATGATCCAGGCGGTGCAGGATATGGGAGATCGCGGTTCCTTCAAGGGCTATGGCCCCGAACAGGGCTACGGCTGGCTGCGGGAGAAAATTGCCCAGCACGACTTCCAAGCTCGGGGCTGCGACATTGACGCCTCGGAAATCTTCATCTCCGATGGCTCGAAGTGCGACTGCGGCAACATTCTCGATATCTTTGGCGACAACAACTCCATCGCCGTCACCGACCCGGTCTACCCCGTCTATGTAGACACCAACGTGATGGCGGGCCACACGGGCGAAGTGAACGACAAGGGCGAATACGAAGGGCTGGTCTATCTGCCGATTAGCGCCGAAAACAACTTCACGGCCAGCATCCCCAGCGAAAAAGTAGACCTGATCTACCTCTGCTTCCCCAACAACCCCACCGGGGCCGTGGCCACCAAGGAACACCTGCAAGCCTGGGTGAACTACGCCCGCGCCCACGGCTCCATCATCCTGTTTGATGCCGCCTACGAAGCCTTCATCACCGACCCTACCATCCCCCACTCCATCTACGAAATTGAGGGAGCGCGGGAGTGTGCCATCGAGTTCCGCTCCTTCTCGAAGAATGCCGGATTTACCGGGACTCGCTGCGCCCTGACCGTGGTGCCCAAGGCCCTGAAAGGCAAAGCCGCTGACGGCAGCGAGGTGGAACTGCATGGGCTGTGGAATCGCCGCCAGTCTACCAAGTTCAACGGCGTGTCCTACCTTGTGCAGCGGGGGGCCGAGGCAGTTTATTCCCCCGAAGGCCAAGCCCAAACCAAGGCGCTGATTGACTTCTACATGGAAAACGCCCGCATCATCCGCGAGCAGCTCACTGCCGCAGGCATCAGCGTCTACGGTGGCATCAATGCGCCCTACGTGTGGGTGAAAACCCCCAACAGTCTATCCAGTTGGGATTTCTTCGATAAACTACTGCACACCTGCCACGTGGTGGGCACCCCCGGTTCGGGCTTTGGGGCCGCTGGGGAAGGCTACTTCCGCATCTCCGCCTTCAACAGCCGCGAGAACGTCGTAGAAGCCATGCGCCGCGTCACCGAGAAGTTCCGGGCCTAG
- a CDS encoding NAD(P)/FAD-dependent oxidoreductase — protein sequence MKLSSKNLETRLDHVYDAIVVGGGMGGLSAAIYLARYGLSCLVIEKGKGRSVWMQELRNFVGFDPTTPGRDILNHGMKQAVDWGADYLRGFVEAVADEGDTLAVKVKVGKKDSTYPVFRTRYLIAASGVIDVLPKLDDMQNVYDFAGYTLHVCMICDGHDMRDQKAVLIAGSEGQINAAFVMNWFTPYISVLTHGLFEVSDAMKQKLAEHGYPLHESPIVRFHGHKHHLSGVELADGTLVEATTGLVSMGSIYHNHYLKDIQGLEWDGENLVTNTMAQTSHERIFALGDLKQGLNQVSIAVADGTLAATQIWRNIRRASPPRKWEDNIPA from the coding sequence ATGAAACTTTCCAGCAAAAACCTTGAGACCCGCCTCGATCACGTCTATGACGCCATTGTGGTGGGCGGTGGCATGGGTGGGTTGTCGGCGGCTATTTATCTGGCCCGCTATGGCCTCAGTTGCCTGGTGATTGAGAAGGGCAAAGGGCGCTCGGTGTGGATGCAGGAATTGCGTAATTTCGTCGGTTTTGACCCCACCACCCCCGGTCGCGACATTCTCAACCACGGCATGAAGCAGGCGGTAGACTGGGGAGCCGACTACCTGCGCGGGTTTGTGGAAGCTGTTGCCGACGAGGGCGACACCCTTGCTGTAAAAGTGAAGGTGGGCAAAAAAGACAGCACTTATCCTGTGTTCCGCACCCGCTACCTAATCGCCGCCTCTGGGGTGATTGACGTGCTGCCCAAACTCGATGACATGCAGAACGTCTACGACTTCGCCGGATATACCCTCCACGTTTGCATGATCTGCGATGGCCACGACATGCGCGACCAAAAGGCGGTGCTGATTGCTGGATCGGAAGGCCAAATTAACGCCGCCTTCGTGATGAACTGGTTTACGCCCTACATCTCCGTGCTCACCCACGGCCTGTTTGAGGTCAGCGACGCCATGAAGCAAAAACTGGCAGAGCATGGCTATCCCCTCCACGAATCGCCCATTGTGCGCTTCCACGGCCATAAGCACCACCTCAGCGGCGTAGAGCTGGCTGATGGCACCCTCGTCGAAGCCACCACGGGCCTAGTCAGCATGGGGTCGATTTACCACAACCACTACCTCAAAGACATCCAGGGACTGGAATGGGACGGCGAAAACCTCGTCACCAACACCATGGCCCAAACCAGCCACGAACGCATCTTTGCCCTGGGCGACCTCAAGCAGGGCCTCAACCAAGTTTCCATTGCCGTAGCCGATGGCACCCTAGCCGCCACGCAAATTTGGCGCAACATTCGCCGCGCCAGCCCCCCCCGCAAGTGGGAAGACAATATCCCAGCTTAA
- a CDS encoding carbohydrate ABC transporter permease translates to MTSPPHRNLYRLERLPAQIPQAAVPYLFLLPALVALTISVFWPALQAFYLSFTSFGLDLTAPPTWVGLANLKRLMADQVFWQTVRNSLVYLLGVVPVLTFAPLGLAILVNRQLRGIHWLRVAYYSPVVVSMVVAGIAWRWLYAENGLFNQVLTATGLISRGIPWLTSPHLALWSVMLVTIWKGLGYYMVIYLAGLQSIPQDLYEAAAIDGSDGWRRHWDITLPLMRPYLWLVAIISAIAATKVFEEVFIMTQGGPRNSSKTMVYYIYEQAFEKLEISYACTIGLALFLAILALSALRLTLGKGDLTPMN, encoded by the coding sequence ATGACTTCTCCCCCCCATCGCAATCTTTACCGTCTGGAGCGCCTCCCCGCCCAAATTCCCCAGGCGGCGGTGCCCTACCTGTTTTTGCTACCCGCCCTAGTGGCCCTGACGATTTCCGTTTTTTGGCCTGCGCTGCAAGCCTTTTACCTCAGCTTCACTAGCTTTGGGCTGGATCTCACGGCACCGCCCACGTGGGTAGGGTTGGCCAACCTCAAACGGCTGATGGCCGATCAGGTATTTTGGCAAACGGTGCGGAATAGCCTGGTCTACCTGCTGGGGGTAGTGCCCGTACTCACCTTTGCGCCGTTGGGGCTAGCGATTTTGGTGAACCGCCAACTGCGGGGCATCCACTGGCTGCGGGTGGCCTATTATTCTCCGGTGGTGGTGTCGATGGTGGTGGCGGGCATCGCTTGGCGGTGGCTCTATGCCGAAAATGGCCTGTTTAACCAGGTATTGACGGCCACAGGGCTAATTTCCCGTGGCATTCCGTGGCTCACCAGCCCCCACCTGGCGCTGTGGAGCGTGATGCTTGTCACCATCTGGAAGGGCCTGGGCTACTATATGGTGATTTATTTGGCGGGGCTACAAAGCATCCCCCAGGATCTTTACGAAGCCGCTGCCATCGACGGCTCCGACGGCTGGCGACGCCACTGGGATATCACCCTGCCCCTAATGCGGCCCTACCTGTGGCTGGTGGCGATTATTTCCGCCATTGCCGCCACCAAGGTCTTCGAGGAGGTCTTCATCATGACCCAGGGCGGCCCCCGCAATAGCTCTAAAACTATGGTCTACTACATCTACGAGCAAGCCTTTGAAAAGCTGGAAATCAGCTACGCCTGCACCATTGGCCTCGCTCTATTCCTGGCTATTTTGGCCCTCTCTGCCCTGCGATTGACCCTAGGCAAAGGGGATTTAACGCCCATGAACTAG